One window of the Camelina sativa cultivar DH55 chromosome 1, Cs, whole genome shotgun sequence genome contains the following:
- the LOC109132228 gene encoding defensin-like protein 74, protein MKMNCKIGFMSLLVITSVMFLFLVSDKVEAQKECVGVGPCKLVRNCKAACIKKGYKVGQCVAWKDDDPFICCCT, encoded by the exons ATGAAAATGAATTGCAAGATTGGATTCATGAGCTTGCTCGTGATTACTTCAGTAATGTTCCTCTTTCTGGTTTCAG ACAAGGTAGAAGCCCAAAAAGAATGTGTTGGGGTTGGACCATGTAAACTGGTTCGGAACTGTAAGGCGGCTTGCATTAAGAAAGGATACAAAGTTGGCCAATGTGTTGCCTGGAAGGATGACGATCCTTTTATATGTTGTTGCACCTAA